A window of Chryseobacterium shandongense genomic DNA:
CGCTGATACGTTCCCTGATAAAGATAAACACCCCGAACAAACTCTCGCCAACCCAAAATCTGACGCACAAAACCTTCCAGAGAATTTACAGGGATATCATTGTCTTTAGCAAACGAAATGGCTTTCTCAAGGACATCTTCGGGAGTTAACAATCCAACATTCATCAACGGTGAAAGCACGCTATGATGCAGATAATGTTCCTTTTCAACAATGCTGTCTTCGTAAACCCCAAACTCATGAAAACGCAGTTCCAGAAACTGTTCCAGCCATTTTTCGGCTTCTTTGAAAGTAACAGGGTAGAGCTGTTCATTGTTGAGTGTTCCATAGTTTTGGGCAAAATGTTTTGCCGTATACTTCTTGGCTTCCTCATAATAATGATTGTTTTCCGGGAAATGAATGGCAGGCGTCTGTTTATTTTTCGGATATTTTTTCCGGTTTTCCGTGTCGTATGTCCACTTTCCTCCCAATGGTTTTCCGGCTTTCATCAGGATATTTCGGGTGATGCGCTGCTGCTTGTAAAAATCGGTTTGATGATAGGCTTTTTTATCTTCAAAATAATCTTTCAGATCTGCTTTGGTGTTGATAAAAAGCGGACTGTCCAGAATTTCAAGGGTTATCTTCGTTTTTCGAAGTCTTTTCTCCAGCCAGTTGTCGCAGACGTCAGTTGTCTTTATTGTTTTGAAATTTTCTTTTTCAAGATTTGTAATTAAATTCCTGATGTCTGAAAATTTCGATGAGCTTTCTATATATTCAACCTCAAAACCAGACTCTTTCAGTTCATTTTCATAAAATTTCATGGTTGCACGATGAAACGCAATCTTTTGTTTATGAAATAAATATTGTTTAAAAAACAAAAATTCTTCCACCAGAAAGACAGGCTGACTTTTATCAAGATAATCCAAATCCTTAAAAAGCTGATGCGGAAAAATAATCTGGGCGGTATGCGTTATTTTATTAGCCATAATGATCTGAATTCTTCGTTGGAATCATACATTTCTGCCTGCTTTTCAGGATTAAAAGTACGATTGCGGTTATCGTTTCCGACTCCGGCAAGGTACATCCAGTTACCGTAATTGCTGTGCACATCATAATCAATAAGCAGTTCTTCAAAATAAGCAGCACCAATTCTCCAGTCCTGTTTAAGGATTTTGCAAAAGTAAGATGCCACATTTTGCCGCCCTCTGTTGCTCATCCATCCCGTATTTTTCAATTCGAGCATATTGGCATTTACGAAATCGGAATCGGTTTCTCCGTCTATCCATTTTTGAATTAATGCTGGATTGTTTTCAACGAAGTAGGGATCATGCTTAATTCCGGCTTTCCGGAAAATCAAATTTTTATGCTGTAAAGAAACATATCTGAAAAAATCCCGCCAAAGCAATTCAAAGATCAGCCAATAGGTTGAATCATTAGCTCCGAATTTTTCTTCGTATTTTTTTATTTCGTGGTAAATGGTTACGGCAGAAAGACTTCCGTCTGACAACCACGCAGAAAATTTTGAACTATACTCTTTTCCCACCAAACCGTTTCTGGTTTCCTTGTAACAGCTTAGATGTTGAGTTTCGGAAAAATAAAACTGCAATCTTTTCAAAGCTGCATTTTCACCGCCGGAAAAAGGAAAAGCGCTTCTTTTATCCTGTTCAAAATCTTCAAAACCTAAAGACTGAAGTGAAATTTCATCGCTCTCAACAACAATATTCTCTTTATTGTACACTATGTTTTCCGATTCAAATTCAGGGCGTATCAATAGATTCTTTTCAATTTTTTGCCTGAACGTGGTGAAAAGCATCGGGATTTTATCCAATATTTTAAAAACAAAAAGCGGATGTATTAGAAATTGAGAATACGATTTTTCCCAAACTGCATTGGGTATTATTCCCCTAATCTTCTTTTGAAGTTGTGTTTCTTCTTGGGTCCATTCTTCCTGGCAGAAAATTTTTACCACCTCAAATCTTTCCGAAATTTCTTTGAAAATATCTGCCGTTTTTCCGTACTTGATTAAAAAAGGAATATTTTGTTTTGCTAAATTATTTTTTAAATCTTCGACACTTTCCACCTGGAATTTTGCTCTGAATTTCCCAATTTTCTGAAAACCGAACTGTTTTTGCTGAAAAAAATCAGGGTCAAAAACATACACCGCGAGAAAAGGCATATCTTCCTGCATAATGTTGTTTAGCAATTCTGAATCTCTCGTTCTCAGGTCTTTGGTGAACCAGAGGATGTTGATTTTTTGTTTCTTCGGCATTTTTCGCTGCAATATTTTACTTCGTCCCAGTTTTTCTTCCATTTTTTACGCCAATTGAAAGGCAGTCCGCAGGTTTCACAGATTTTAGACGGTAATCCAGATGGCATATAGTATGATTTTATTTTGAACTTGGCTTTTTCGTATTTACTAAAGACCCTTCGACAAGCTCAGGGTGACATCTCTAATACTAACAGTAATTTTTTCCACTGTCAGGCTGAGCTTGTCGAAGCCTTTTGTAGTTATGAGAAGTTAATCACAATAATTTTTAAAATTGTT
This region includes:
- a CDS encoding cryptochrome/photolyase family protein; the encoded protein is MANKITHTAQIIFPHQLFKDLDYLDKSQPVFLVEEFLFFKQYLFHKQKIAFHRATMKFYENELKESGFEVEYIESSSKFSDIRNLITNLEKENFKTIKTTDVCDNWLEKRLRKTKITLEILDSPLFINTKADLKDYFEDKKAYHQTDFYKQQRITRNILMKAGKPLGGKWTYDTENRKKYPKNKQTPAIHFPENNHYYEEAKKYTAKHFAQNYGTLNNEQLYPVTFKEAEKWLEQFLELRFHEFGVYEDSIVEKEHYLHHSVLSPLMNVGLLTPEDVLEKAISFAKDNDIPVNSLEGFVRQILGWREFVRGVYLYQGTYQRNKNYWNNNKKLPDSFYTAKTGIRPIDSSLQKILKTGYAHHIERLMIFANFMNLCQINPDEMYQWFMEMFIDSYDWVMVPNVYGMSSFSDGGKMSTKPYISGSNYIKKMSDYPDGGWTEKWDALFWNFINDYQDFFAKNPRLGMMLRTWEKMPEDKRKQHLKTAKEFIANLK
- a CDS encoding DASH family cryptochrome, translated to MPKKQKINILWFTKDLRTRDSELLNNIMQEDMPFLAVYVFDPDFFQQKQFGFQKIGKFRAKFQVESVEDLKNNLAKQNIPFLIKYGKTADIFKEISERFEVVKIFCQEEWTQEETQLQKKIRGIIPNAVWEKSYSQFLIHPLFVFKILDKIPMLFTTFRQKIEKNLLIRPEFESENIVYNKENIVVESDEISLQSLGFEDFEQDKRSAFPFSGGENAALKRLQFYFSETQHLSCYKETRNGLVGKEYSSKFSAWLSDGSLSAVTIYHEIKKYEEKFGANDSTYWLIFELLWRDFFRYVSLQHKNLIFRKAGIKHDPYFVENNPALIQKWIDGETDSDFVNANMLELKNTGWMSNRGRQNVASYFCKILKQDWRIGAAYFEELLIDYDVHSNYGNWMYLAGVGNDNRNRTFNPEKQAEMYDSNEEFRSLWLIK
- a CDS encoding DUF2256 domain-containing protein; the encoded protein is MPSGLPSKICETCGLPFNWRKKWKKNWDEVKYCSEKCRRNKKSTSSGSPKT